From Salvia splendens isolate huo1 chromosome 3, SspV2, whole genome shotgun sequence, a single genomic window includes:
- the LOC121793503 gene encoding uncharacterized protein LOC121793503 — MLCRKSGSTWLDRLRAAKGFPADATGLESFLHNPNPPPLEPPPPQPNSVSISDSTQNEDKELLCIMSGVLNELFNFGDKCSNSTNFKKSARKQANPKICAFHGNDDAAPGKVTLLRGNDSNSGVEGVKMLDRWETEEEGVKRDASLAGFSRTEVTVIDTSYESWKFEKLLYRKKNVWKVRDKKGKSENVGGKKKRKMCETVEEDHRHGVKKWKVDKKDGVGEQCALSMPPLSEVNYQTNAPEVHDKHSNKVVGTNKKHQSLSLENGSSSVILIKSIHAGKKNGTSISKSFPKFKQKRN; from the exons ATGCTATGCAGAAAATCCGGCTCCACCTGGCTGGACCGGTTGCGAGCCGCCAAGGGCTTCCCTGCCGACGCCACCGGTCTCGAAAGCTTCCTCCACAATCCTAATCCTCCGCCACTCGAACCACCGCCTCCCCAGCCGAATTCCGTCTCCATTAGCGATTCAACTCAAAATGAGGATAAGGAATTGCTATGTATAATGAGCGGTGTTCTCAATGAGCTATTCAATTTTGGGGATAAATGCAGTAATTCAACTAATTTCAAAAAATCCGCCCGCAAACAGGCAAACCCTAAAATTTGTGCATTTCATGGCAACGACGATGCAGCTCCAGGGAAGGTGACATTGTTGAGGGGAAACGACAGCAACAGTGGAGTGGAGGGAGTGAAAATGTTGGATAGATGGGAAACGGAAGAGGAGGGGGTTAAGAGGGATGCTAGTTTGGCGGGCTTTTCTCGGACGGAAGTGACGGTTATTGATACAAGCTACGAGTCATGGAAGTTTGAGAAGCTGTTGTACCGGAAGAAAAATGTGTGGAAAGTGAGGGATAAGAAGGGGAAGAGTGAGAATGTGGGGGGTaaaaagaagaggaagatgtGTGAGACCGTGGAGGAGGATCATCGACATGGAGTTAAGAAGTGGAAGGTTGATAAGAAGGATGGGGTTGGTGAGCAGTGCGCTTTGTcaatgccaccattgagtgaa GTGAATTATCAGACCAATGCACCTGAAGTTCATGATAAGCACTCAAACAAAGTTGTAGGGACTAACAAAAAACACCAATCCTT GTCCTTGGAAAATGGGAGCTCATCAGTTATTCTTATCAAGAGCATACATGCTGGGAAGAAAAACGGAACAAGTATTTCCAAAAGCTTTCCGAAGttcaaacaaaagagaaattaA
- the LOC121794636 gene encoding uncharacterized protein LOC121794636, whose amino-acid sequence MAVVEFLGMPVSWAMVIGIIQYLGPVWFAFFLGIIVGWVWKPRWATLGNCKFDFSSPPSPSALFKGLVSAQSLDSCKDGTASCSLDKEQMAMTPMIDTAVCSPSDMDHPLITNEDLEHLCHLVERKDGGPPWKHMMECSAHDMSYQAWQRDPQSGPPQYCSRTVYENATPELVRDFFWDDDFRLKWDNMLTHASILEECPTTGIMVVHWIRKFPFFCSDREYIIGRRIWESGRSYYCVTKGVPSSLPRKDKPRRVDLLYSSWFIQAVESRKGDGQLSACEVILFHHEDMGIPWEIAKFGVRQGMWGTVKNIHRGFRAYQKHRASGAPLSRHAFMAQINTKLDPDYLKTLEDEEVPAQTRLVDSADGKAKGMKIPKLLIIGGAIAVACSIDRGLLTKTLIFGVARKLGNMGGRRCR is encoded by the exons ATGGCGGTGGTCGAGTTTTTGGGGATGCCGGTGAGCTGGGCGATGGTAATTGGAATAATTCAGTATTTGGGGCCGGTTTGGTTTGCATTTTTTCTGGGTATAATTGTGGGGTGGGTTTGGAAACCTAGGTGGGCGACTTTGGGGAATTGTAAATTTGATTTTTCGTCGCCGCCGTCGCCTTCTGCTCTTTTTAAAGGGTTGGTTTCAGCTCAGAGTTTGGATTCTTGTAAGGATGGGACTGCAAGTTGTAGCTTGGATAAGGAGCAAATGGCGATGACACCAATGATTGACACTGCTGTTTGCAG TCCATCCGATATGGACCACCCACTTATTACAAACGAGGATTTGGAACATTTATGCCATCTTGTTGAGAGGAAAGATGGAGGACCCCCTTGGAAGCATATGATGGAATGTTCAGCACATGATATGAGCTACCAAGCATGGCAGAGAGATCCTCAG AGTGGCCCTCCTCAATATTGTAGCAGAACTGTTTATGAAAATGCAACTCCAGAATTAGTGAGAGACTTTTTCTGGGATGATGATTTCCGATTAAAATGGGATAATATGCTTACACATGCCTCTATTCTAGAAGAATGCCCGACCACAGGGATTATGGTGGTTCACTGGATTCGCAAG TTCCCTTTCTTCTGCAGTGACAGAGAATACATAATAGGACGGAGAATATGGGAATCAGGAAGATCATATTACTGCGTGACTAAG GGAGTTCCCTCATCTCTTCCAAGGAAAGACAAACCAAGACGCGTTGATCTTCTATACTCAAGTTGGTTCATTCAAGCAG TGGAATCAAGGAAAGGAGATGGACAGCTGTCCGCGTGCGAGGTGATACTCTTCCATCACGAAGACATGGGCATCCCGTGGGAGATAGCGAAATTTGGCGTGCGGCAAGGGATGTGGGGGACGGTGAAGAACATTCACCGTGGTTTCAGAGCTTACCAGAAACACAGAGCATCAGGAGCGCCCCTCTCTCGCCACGCTTTCATGGCTCAGATTAACACAAAGCTCGACCCCGACTACCTGAAAACGCTGGAAGATGAGGAAGTGCCGGCACAGACACGATTAGTGGACTCAGCTGATGGCAAGGCAAAGGGCATGAAGATACCGAAGCTTCTGATAATCGGAGGTGCAATCGCAGTTGCCTGCAGCATCGACCGGGGACTCCTGACTAAGACGCTCATATTTGGTGTCGCGAGAAAGCTGGGAAATATGGGAGGACGACGGTGCCGCTGA
- the LOC121794637 gene encoding 60S acidic ribosomal protein P1-like, which yields MSVGELACTYAALVLHDDGIPITAEKISTLLKAANLSVESYWPSLFAKLCEKRNVEDLIMNVGAGGGGGAVAVAAPTAGGTASAAAPAAEEKKKEEEKEESDDDMGFGLFD from the exons ATGTCGGTGGGAGAGCTCGCTTGCACCTATGCTGCTTTGGTCCTCCACGACGATGGAATTCCCATCACG GCGGAGAAAATCTCGACCCTGCTGAAGGCTGCGAATTTGTCTGTTGAGTCGTACTGGCCCAGTCTTTTCGCTAAGCTTTGCGAGAAGAGGAATGTTGAAGATCTCATCATGAACGTCGGCgctggtggtggcggtggcgcCGTCGCAGTCGCTGCTCCAACTGCTGGTGGCACCGCTTCCGCAGCTGCCCCTGCCGctgaggagaagaagaag GAGGAGGAAAAGGAGGAAAGTGACGACGACATGGGCTTTGGCTTATTTGATTAA